A segment of the Lodderomyces beijingensis strain CBS 14171 genome assembly, chromosome: 1 genome:
TGAGTAATAGCTATTTAAGCAATCaactcaacaacaccaccaacagctCTAATCTTCTCTTCAGCCAATTTAGATACAAATCTAGCCTTGACGATAACTGGAACTTCTGGCAATCTACCTTTACCCAAGACCTTACCGTAGCCAGCAGCCAAAGTGTCGATAACTGGAGCGGCGGAAGCACTGGATGATTGCAAGTATTCGTCCTTCTTATCGCTGTCAACGAGAGTCCACAATTTGTCCAAATTGATTTCTGGCCTCCAGAAGTGACCTTGTTGCTTGTGGTAGTATCTCATACCAACTTTACCAAAGTAACCTGGGTGGTATTTATCTAAATTTGTTctgtggtggtgttgaccACCAGCTTTACCTCTACCACCGGGATGCTTTCTGTGTTTACCAACTCTACCCTTACCGGCTATTAAAAGTTGTTAGTAAATTCTGCTCATGATTTGCACTGAAAAATAATGAAACTGACAAAAATGGAGTAAAATTGGAAGTAGGATGAGGTAGCGGTGAATAGGCCCCGGggaagctggagctggatCTGAACTAAAGCCGTCTATATCCGCAGGACACAGGATGCTTCAGAAATGCAAAATTAACGctgataaaaaaaagcatgCTAGCTTCCACTAGCTTTTGAGAATGCTGCTCGATTGTATCTTTGCTGGATATTTGGTAAAAGGATTGCTCCCGCTGAATCGTGGATGATGGAAGCTGCTAGCCAGAGTCACATCCGACTGTCACTCCTCCCCCTCGCTGACTTCACTTGAAAACTGCAAACTTTGCTCCAATTTCTCCCTTTtctcaaattcaaagaCTCGTTTTCCGTCATCACATACCAGAAACATTTCCTCTGTGTTTTCTGGTCTTAGTTAATCTAGTAGGCATTGTTGTGTATGGTCAACTGAAGatggtttcaacaagagGTTGTAGGACCGAAATTTTCACGctattgaaaaaaaaaacttttgtTAATGGCCCTGTGGTGGGAGTGAGAGAGTGAGAGACAGTGTGGGCGAGAGAGACACTGTGTGTGTggcagagagagagagagaggcaGAGTACTACCTATGGACCAAAGCTACCAAATGGCTCTCGCTGTGTGGGTGCTTTTCTTCACCCTATGTATATAAGTCAAATTGTGCTCCACACGACTAGCATATAGAGAAAAAGCTACCACTTGAATATGAGGTAGGGTTAGTACCCTAACTCACGTGACCATTTTTCCCCTCAGCGATGATTTTCAAATGTACCCCAGACTTCGGCATAGGTGGACTTGCCTTTCGTTTCAGGAATGTAGTTTCTGATGAACCAGACACTAAAGGCACACATTACTGTAAAAATGAAGTAAACATAGCCACCAATTGAGTGTAACAACACTGGGAACGAATAGCCAACAATAAATGTAGCCACCCAATTCAACACGGTTCCGAAACTTTGCGCAGCAGCTTTGGCTTGAGGTTGAGAGACTTCACCAACTAGCAAGAATGGAATTGGTCCTAGGCCAATAGCAAAGAATGTTATGTAGGTGAAAGTTCCCACAAtggccaagattgagctgttgttgatgatccCCAACCCCATGAGAACGGTGGCTACTCCCAAAAACGAAACCGATGTAAGAAGCATTGGTTTCCTTCCCAAGCGATCAACAACGTTGGCGGCGCCAAACGTGACAACCACGTTCACCAACGagatcaagcagttgaCCAAGATTGAGTGGTTTGGGAAAATCGACACAAGAACCGAGACGCCGTAGAATATAATTGAATTGATCCCGTCAAactgttgcaaaatcaaaatacCTGTTGAGGCAATTCTGGATTTGGCATACTCGGGAGATGTGATGTATTTCTTGAGTGAAACCGATCCTTTTTCAGAAgtttcatcgtcatcgtcaaaGACTTCTACCGATGGACGACCATCTTCGAGTTGACTATCCTCGACTACAAGTGCATCCGACTCTGGGTCGTTTTCTCCGccatttccatttccattGGTACTACCACCATCACTAGCATTTTGCTTCCAACTCTCAACCTCTTCAGTGACTTGCGAATAACTGCCTCCTCTAAGTCTATGCAACGTCTTGTATGCTTCGTCATGTGCACCTTGAGCAAACAACCAAACAGGAGACTCATGGACACTCACTACCAAAACGATAACATTGCATGTT
Coding sequences within it:
- a CDS encoding 60S ribosomal protein uL15, giving the protein MPTRLTKTRKHRGNVSAGKGRVGKHRKHPGGRGKAGGQHHHRTNLDKYHPGYFGKVGMRYYHKQQGHFWRPEINLDKLWTLVDSDKKDEYLQSSSASAAPVIDTLAAGYGKVLGKGRLPEVPVIVKARFVSKLAEEKIRAVGGVVELIA